In Leptospira kanakyensis, a genomic segment contains:
- a CDS encoding DMT family transporter, protein MQFQVILFFCIAVFFNALANILIKSSSMQDHTKTLSGGLWDTIFTVFNPYFIGGLASFGLALLGYRYVLGKGLKLSLAYPVFTSSGFIIVLIASSLFFKERLNLTQWLGIAFILIGVWLTALQMFDVKS, encoded by the coding sequence ATGCAATTCCAGGTCATCCTCTTCTTCTGTATAGCCGTATTCTTCAATGCCTTAGCTAATATTTTAATCAAATCTTCTTCTATGCAAGATCATACAAAAACATTGTCAGGTGGACTTTGGGATACAATCTTTACGGTGTTTAACCCATACTTCATCGGTGGGCTTGCAAGTTTTGGTTTGGCCTTACTGGGTTATCGTTATGTTTTGGGGAAAGGTTTGAAACTTTCACTTGCGTATCCTGTGTTTACTTCTAGTGGATTTATCATTGTTCTCATTGCCTCGTCGCTTTTTTTTAAGGAAAGGTTGAATTTGACACAGTGGTTGGGGATTGCATTTATATTGATTGGTGTTTGGCTTACCGCCTTGCAAATGTTTGACGTTAAGTCGTAA
- a CDS encoding sulfatase, which produces MKLESVSIKLKTFFFLFCFLSFSLCKKTGSDAGPESVLLDTTKRPNVLWIVIDSLRGDIIGRYGVTPNLDLFSGNAVTFKYHLVNAAWTRPSTLVFFTGKYASANPVNFWDYPTTKSEVEAFYRTEKHPLPKLLKENVFGTYMVGNNPFLTDKFGLGVDVGFDQLYDFSNYSEDTKKITKKTFEVLEEISKDKKPFFLFLNYNDPHKPYTPPPGFTDRIHTDEVLDEKKRDYLGEVAFVDEELGKVFLELKNKNLWENTLVLITADHGEVMNAAHAISPFTGTNTYYGHGQDLFLENIHVPLLLKLPGETKGQSISEMTRSIDLYPTILDYAGLTVPKFVQGKSLRSLIENRESTKRTYYGETRFTQGYGEGHEFLLQRSYRFHELGKFWQGSVGSEFYLYSDSTKDPNQESPLRISNIAALREMKLKPDLEKKILRFWKQIRSMEPKLPLYHLSIQPESKDTEVQIRVPNGTIRMASYPNDVLLEEKGKFVQIQTKRTKPFEISFEVYPDVSFPEFTVWFSKKQIPKSEIFTGYFGVSLASCQSNCDLLYESGTKKPVITPQTKVYFWKEGGQKKSYASKQELGTDALEILKKQGYVQ; this is translated from the coding sequence TTGAAACTAGAATCTGTTTCCATAAAACTAAAAACATTTTTTTTTCTATTCTGTTTTCTTTCTTTTTCCCTTTGTAAAAAAACAGGTTCAGATGCTGGGCCTGAATCTGTTCTCCTCGACACAACAAAACGTCCCAATGTTCTTTGGATTGTGATTGATTCGCTTCGCGGTGATATCATTGGTCGATATGGAGTGACACCTAACTTAGATTTGTTTTCGGGAAATGCCGTTACTTTTAAGTATCATTTGGTGAATGCCGCTTGGACTAGGCCTTCCACGCTTGTATTTTTTACAGGCAAATATGCTTCTGCTAATCCGGTTAATTTTTGGGATTACCCTACAACAAAATCTGAGGTAGAAGCCTTCTATCGGACGGAAAAACATCCCTTACCGAAACTACTCAAAGAAAATGTTTTTGGCACTTATATGGTGGGGAACAATCCATTTTTAACAGACAAATTTGGTCTTGGAGTGGATGTCGGCTTTGATCAGTTATACGACTTTTCCAATTATAGCGAAGACACAAAAAAAATTACTAAAAAAACATTCGAAGTGTTGGAAGAAATTTCGAAAGATAAAAAACCGTTTTTTCTTTTTTTGAATTATAACGACCCACACAAACCATACACTCCACCACCTGGATTTACAGATCGGATCCATACAGATGAAGTATTGGATGAAAAGAAAAGAGATTATCTTGGAGAAGTTGCCTTTGTGGATGAGGAACTTGGAAAAGTGTTTCTGGAACTAAAAAACAAAAATCTTTGGGAGAATACTCTTGTCCTCATCACAGCTGACCATGGTGAGGTGATGAATGCCGCTCACGCTATTTCTCCTTTTACAGGAACCAATACGTATTATGGACATGGACAAGATTTGTTTTTGGAAAACATCCATGTGCCACTCCTCCTCAAACTTCCTGGTGAGACGAAGGGACAATCAATTTCTGAAATGACAAGGTCGATAGATTTATATCCGACGATTTTGGATTATGCCGGGTTAACCGTTCCAAAATTTGTTCAAGGTAAATCACTTCGGTCTTTGATCGAAAATAGGGAGTCCACCAAACGAACGTATTATGGTGAGACAAGGTTCACACAAGGGTATGGGGAAGGACATGAATTCCTTTTACAAAGGTCTTACCGGTTTCATGAACTGGGAAAGTTTTGGCAAGGTTCTGTAGGAAGTGAGTTTTATTTGTATTCGGATTCTACAAAAGATCCGAACCAAGAAAGTCCATTAAGAATTTCGAATATTGCTGCCTTAAGGGAGATGAAACTAAAACCTGATTTGGAAAAGAAAATCCTTCGGTTTTGGAAACAAATCCGATCGATGGAACCCAAACTGCCGTTATATCATCTTTCCATCCAACCAGAATCTAAGGATACAGAAGTTCAAATTAGGGTACCAAATGGAACCATTCGGATGGCATCTTATCCAAACGATGTTCTTTTGGAAGAAAAAGGTAAGTTTGTGCAAATCCAAACCAAACGAACGAAACCCTTTGAAATTAGTTTTGAAGTGTATCCCGATGTGAGTTTTCCGGAATTTACTGTTTGGTTTTCTAAAAAACAAATTCCCAAGTCGGAAATTTTTACAGGATACTTTGGTGTCAGTTTGGCATCTTGTCAGTCCAACTGTGATTTGTTATATGAATCAGGAACAAAGAAACCAGTCATCACTCCCCAAACAAAAGTATATTTTTGGAAAGAAGGTGGCCAAAAAAAATCTTATGCATCCAAACAAGAATTGGGAACCGATGCTTTGGAGATTTTAAAGAAACAAGGATATGTGCAGTAG